The Methylomicrobium agile genome has a segment encoding these proteins:
- a CDS encoding REP-associated tyrosine transposase, whose product MSEYRRLFVRGGHYFFTVVTYQRRPVFSEPTHVDILRAAFKQVMAVRPLEIEAIVILPDHLHCLWRLPSGDADFSGRWREIKKYVSKRIGDSGRRSGERDVWQRRFWEHAIRDENDWRRHVDYIHFNPVKHGLVSSPGEWPYSSFRKFVSAGWYDVGWGAGGLPDNIKNIDCE is encoded by the coding sequence ATGAGCGAATACCGCCGCTTATTTGTCCGCGGAGGCCACTACTTTTTTACTGTGGTTACCTATCAACGCCGGCCGGTGTTTTCCGAACCGACCCATGTCGATATTTTGCGGGCCGCATTTAAACAGGTGATGGCAGTACGGCCTTTGGAGATCGAGGCGATCGTGATCTTACCCGACCATCTGCATTGCCTTTGGCGCTTACCCAGCGGAGACGCGGATTTTTCAGGGCGTTGGCGGGAAATCAAAAAATATGTTTCCAAACGTATCGGTGATTCGGGAAGACGATCGGGCGAACGCGATGTTTGGCAGCGACGGTTTTGGGAGCATGCTATTCGCGATGAGAACGACTGGCGGCGGCATGTGGATTATATTCATTTCAATCCTGTTAAACATGGCTTGGTCAGCTCTCCTGGTGAATGGCCTTATTCATCATTTAGAAAATTTGTTTCAGCCGGTTGGTATGACGTTGGCTGGGGTGCCGGCGGATTGCCGGATAACATAAAAAACATCGATTGCGAGTGA
- a CDS encoding site-specific DNA-methyltransferase, whose protein sequence is MEAFADHGGQLPLKVHFRIVEASEGEHGNIKAASEQKRFFLIHAARPVEFIDGERRVDQCSASIDTDAPMADAPNGLSTLQINFEYRPDAEKTGQDNKWQETRLREAEAAIVKALQNQPAAADFLKGLTLPAPTDSKGKRTLLGKYLQKYAARNTMDYFIHKDLGGFLCRELDFYIKNEIMRLDDIENADAPQVEHYLAKIRVLRRIAQQLIAFLAQLEEFQKKLWLKKKFVTESHYCITLDRIPESFYAEIAANGRQREEWVKLFAIDEIAADPARPGYSNPLTLELLKANPFLLVDTALFDEGFKQRLLAKIPDLDAQCDGALIHSENFQALGLMQEKYRKQVKCIYIDPPYNTGGDGFAYKDSYQHSSWLSNIHNRLALAKSLQADDSSISVSIDDNEVVNLSLLLSSLYGDACKIADLIWQKRYSPDIRKAISDAHEYILVYATDPFEFKAKRNLLPLGNDQIKQFSNPDNDSRGSWKADNFTAPGFRPNQMYEIETPDGRKLTPPPGRCWMVTQENYEKLKEDKRIIFGKDGSGRPAVKRFLNEMEGMVPWTWWDHHSSGHSQEGLKEGSDLFSREGTFSTQKPTRLIQKLLHITTSKTASVFDFFAGSGTTAHAIINLNREDNGNRKYLLVEQGDHFDTVLNPRIQKVVYSKDWKDGKPVSRQGISHCFKYLRLESYEDVLNNLVFKEDAARDTALANNPELRRDYLLNYFLDVETQGSQSLLNIADFRDPTAYRMRIKKPGSGEQNLQTIDLVETFNWLIGLWVRHMAAPQTFSAEFARETDPDLPQDQNTRLRCTRLKPVALDAGESGGCGSRLIHPTSTMDDNGRVDKARAASTKHHDHDEPRYWFRLIEGYTLKVPGDNSSKIPTLIVWRKLTDNPEKDNAVLQKYLLDKLQISPREHTYGAIYINGSHTLPNPVIEGEQIKVRLIEEAFHTAMWSGE, encoded by the coding sequence TTGGAAGCCTTTGCCGACCACGGCGGTCAGCTACCGCTGAAGGTCCACTTCCGCATCGTCGAGGCGAGCGAAGGCGAGCACGGCAACATCAAAGCCGCCAGCGAGCAGAAACGCTTTTTCTTGATCCACGCCGCGAGGCCGGTTGAATTCATCGACGGCGAACGTAGGGTGGACCAGTGTAGCGCATCCATCGATACCGACGCGCCCATGGCGGATGCGCCTAACGGCTTATCCACCCTACAAATCAACTTCGAATACCGTCCCGACGCCGAAAAAACCGGCCAGGACAATAAATGGCAGGAAACCCGGCTGCGAGAAGCGGAAGCCGCCATCGTCAAGGCATTGCAAAACCAACCGGCAGCGGCGGATTTTCTCAAAGGACTGACGTTGCCCGCGCCGACCGATAGCAAGGGCAAACGCACCCTGTTGGGCAAATACCTACAAAAATACGCTGCGCGCAACACCATGGATTACTTCATTCATAAAGATCTCGGCGGCTTTCTGTGCCGCGAGCTGGATTTTTACATCAAGAATGAAATCATGCGCCTCGACGACATCGAGAACGCCGACGCGCCGCAAGTCGAACACTACCTGGCCAAAATACGCGTGTTGCGCCGGATTGCCCAGCAACTGATTGCGTTCCTGGCGCAACTCGAAGAATTCCAAAAGAAGCTTTGGTTGAAAAAAAAATTCGTCACCGAAAGCCATTATTGCATCACCCTGGACCGCATACCGGAAAGCTTTTATGCCGAAATTGCCGCCAACGGCCGGCAGCGCGAGGAATGGGTAAAGTTGTTTGCTATCGACGAAATTGCCGCGGATCCGGCGCGCCCCGGCTACAGCAATCCGCTCACACTGGAGCTTCTCAAAGCCAATCCATTTCTGCTGGTCGATACCGCGTTATTCGACGAAGGTTTCAAACAGCGGTTGCTGGCCAAAATTCCCGATTTGGACGCGCAATGCGACGGCGCGCTGATCCATTCCGAGAATTTTCAGGCGTTGGGGTTGATGCAGGAGAAATATCGGAAGCAGGTGAAGTGCATTTATATCGATCCACCGTATAACACGGGCGGAGATGGATTTGCCTATAAAGATAGTTACCAGCATTCGAGTTGGTTATCGAATATCCATAACCGATTAGCTTTAGCAAAATCCTTGCAAGCCGATGATAGCAGCATTTCCGTTTCTATTGACGATAACGAAGTGGTTAATTTATCCCTGTTATTATCGTCGTTATATGGAGATGCTTGCAAAATAGCCGACCTGATATGGCAAAAGCGATATTCTCCAGATATTCGCAAAGCAATTAGCGATGCACATGAATATATATTGGTTTACGCAACTGATCCTTTTGAATTCAAGGCAAAGCGTAATCTATTGCCCTTAGGAAATGACCAAATCAAACAGTTTTCTAATCCGGATAATGATTCTCGTGGATCTTGGAAGGCAGATAATTTTACGGCGCCTGGTTTCCGTCCTAACCAAATGTATGAAATAGAAACGCCAGATGGTCGAAAGCTTACACCGCCGCCGGGACGTTGCTGGATGGTTACGCAAGAAAACTACGAAAAGTTAAAAGAAGATAAACGTATTATTTTCGGAAAAGACGGTTCCGGCCGTCCTGCAGTAAAACGGTTTTTGAATGAAATGGAAGGCATGGTCCCATGGACATGGTGGGATCATCATTCCTCTGGGCATTCGCAAGAAGGCTTAAAGGAAGGTAGCGATCTTTTTTCCAGAGAAGGCACGTTTTCTACGCAAAAACCGACCCGACTCATTCAAAAATTACTGCATATTACGACTTCGAAGACGGCTAGTGTCTTTGACTTTTTTGCTGGTTCCGGGACAACTGCCCACGCAATAATTAATCTCAACCGTGAAGATAACGGTAATCGCAAATACCTTCTTGTTGAGCAAGGCGATCATTTCGACACTGTACTCAACCCCCGCATCCAAAAAGTAGTCTACTCAAAAGACTGGAAAGACGGCAAACCTGTTTCCCGACAAGGCATCAGCCACTGCTTCAAGTACCTGCGCCTGGAAAGCTACGAAGACGTGTTGAACAACCTGGTTTTCAAAGAGGATGCCGCCCGCGATACGGCCTTGGCGAACAATCCCGAGTTGCGCCGCGATTATTTGCTCAATTATTTCTTGGACGTGGAAACTCAAGGCAGCCAAAGCCTGTTGAACATCGCCGATTTTCGCGACCCGACCGCTTACCGAATGCGGATCAAGAAGCCGGGCAGCGGCGAGCAAAACTTGCAAACCATTGATCTGGTCGAAACCTTTAACTGGCTGATCGGCTTGTGGGTGCGGCACATGGCCGCGCCGCAAACGTTTTCGGCGGAATTCGCGCGAGAAACCGATCCCGACTTGCCGCAAGATCAAAACACCCGCTTGCGCTGTACGCGGCTGAAGCCGGTGGCCTTGGATGCCGGAGAATCCGGTGGATGCGGCTCGCGCCTTATCCACCCTACGTCCACGATGGATGACAATGGTAGGGTGGATAAGGCGCGAGCCGCATCCACCAAGCATCACGACCACGATGAACCGCGTTATTGGTTTCGCCTGATCGAAGGCTATACGTTGAAAGTGCCGGGCGACAATTCGTCGAAAATCCCGACCTTGATCGTCTGGCGCAAGCTGACCGATAACCCGGAAAAAGACAATGCGGTGTTGCAAAAATACCTGCTGGATAAGCTGCAAATCTCCCCGCGCGAACACACCTATGGCGCGATTTACATCAACGGCAGCCATACCTTGCCCAATCCGGTGATCGAAGGCGAACAAATCAAAGTGCGTCTGATCGAGGAAGCATTTCATACCGCGATGTGGTCCGGGGAATAA
- a CDS encoding transposase — protein MHRKKQRQPGPSYGIIDSQSAKTQYDSEEHGIDGGKKVKGRKRHIVVDTLGNLLHVHLQMTLHFRENQRWLCRVA, from the coding sequence ATGCATCGAAAAAAACAGCGTCAACCCGGCCCCAGTTACGGGATTATCGACTCTCAAAGCGCGAAAACCCAGTATGACAGCGAGGAACACGGCATCGACGGCGGCAAAAAGGTGAAGGGACGCAAACGCCATATCGTGGTCGATACCCTGGGTAATCTGTTACATGTTCATCTACAGATGACGCTGCATTTCCGTGAAAATCAAAGATGGCTTTGCCGTGTTGCCTAA
- the pepN gene encoding aminopeptidase N, with protein MRDSNPRTVYLKDYTVPEYLIHNVDLSFTLDEKNTRVVSRLTMCRNPASRSSDTSLTLTGENLKLVRVVLNEDSELGDKDYLQTPDSLIIHEVPQQRSFVLTIENTIDPKANTALEGLYLSNGMLCTQCEAEGFRKITYFLDRPDVMATFTTTIVGDKDRFPVLLSNGNRVGGGDLPDNRHWVSWKDPFKKPCYLFALVAGRLECVEDRFTTMSGRDIALQIFVEKHDLDKCDHAMQSLKHAMAWDEQVYGREYDLDLYMIVAVGHFNMGAMENKGLNIFNTKFVLARPDTATDADYENIEGVIGHEYFHNWTGNRITCRDWFQLSLKEGFTVFRDQEFTGDRTSRAVKRIEDVNMLRTRQFAEDAGPLAHPIRPDAYIEINNFYTLTVYEKGAEVVRMLHTLLGAAGFRKGSDLYFERHDGQAVTCDDFVSAMETANGVDLSQFRRWYAQAGTPVVGVAQHFDAAQKTLSLTLSQHCPPTPGQTAKEPLHIPVVTGLINRDGSPALCRLGENEAAAEQVVLELTQAKQAFVFSGLEEEPVVSLLRGFSAPVKPALNRPPEELAFLLSHDPDTFNRWDAGQQLAVQVMSGLIADYRNGAKLAVNPLLIDAYRKVLEQSWDDLSYFSLLMTLPSELYLTEQMRVVDVEAIHHAREAVARALAEQLREPLETLYLRYHRDESGRFDAGAIGRRRIKNTCLSYLAQLDADWARHWSLQQFNTAKNMTDQLAALTVIVNHPHPARQQCLDGFYRQWRHEALVIDKWFAAQAMSPMPGTYERVLGLLGHPAFDIRNPNRVRSLIGAFSQSNPLHFHAADGQGYRFLADRIIELNGLNPQVASRMVGALTSWRRYDENRQNRMKAELERIVSTEVISKDVYELAAKSLA; from the coding sequence ATGCGCGATTCCAATCCCAGAACCGTTTACCTCAAAGACTACACCGTACCGGAATATCTGATTCATAACGTCGATCTGAGCTTCACGCTGGACGAGAAAAACACCCGCGTCGTATCGAGGCTGACGATGTGCCGGAATCCGGCCAGCCGGTCGAGCGATACCTCGCTGACTCTGACCGGCGAAAATCTGAAATTGGTCCGGGTGGTGTTGAACGAAGACAGCGAACTGGGCGACAAGGACTATCTGCAAACGCCGGATTCGCTGATCATCCACGAAGTGCCGCAGCAGCGCAGTTTCGTGCTGACGATCGAAAACACGATCGACCCGAAAGCCAATACCGCGCTCGAAGGCCTGTATCTGTCCAACGGAATGCTGTGCACGCAGTGCGAGGCGGAAGGGTTCCGCAAAATCACCTATTTTCTGGACCGCCCGGATGTGATGGCCACGTTCACGACCACGATCGTCGGCGACAAGGACCGCTTTCCGGTGCTGCTGTCGAACGGCAACAGGGTCGGCGGTGGCGACCTGCCGGACAACCGGCACTGGGTTTCCTGGAAGGACCCGTTCAAGAAGCCCTGCTACCTGTTCGCGCTGGTCGCGGGCCGGCTCGAATGCGTCGAGGACCGTTTCACGACGATGTCCGGCCGCGACATCGCGCTGCAGATCTTCGTCGAGAAACACGACCTGGACAAATGCGATCATGCGATGCAGTCGCTGAAGCATGCGATGGCCTGGGACGAGCAGGTCTATGGCCGCGAATACGATCTGGACCTGTACATGATCGTCGCGGTCGGCCATTTCAACATGGGCGCGATGGAAAACAAGGGGCTGAACATTTTCAATACCAAGTTCGTGCTGGCCCGCCCCGATACCGCGACCGACGCGGACTATGAAAATATCGAAGGGGTAATCGGGCATGAATATTTCCATAACTGGACCGGCAACCGGATCACCTGCCGCGACTGGTTCCAGCTCAGCCTGAAGGAAGGCTTCACGGTGTTCCGCGACCAGGAATTCACCGGCGACCGCACATCCCGAGCGGTCAAACGCATCGAGGACGTGAACATGCTGCGCACCCGTCAGTTCGCCGAAGACGCGGGTCCCCTGGCGCATCCGATCCGGCCCGACGCCTACATCGAGATCAACAACTTTTACACGCTGACCGTCTATGAAAAAGGCGCCGAAGTCGTGCGGATGCTGCACACGCTGCTCGGCGCGGCAGGCTTCCGGAAAGGCAGCGACCTGTATTTCGAACGCCACGACGGCCAGGCGGTCACCTGCGACGATTTCGTCAGCGCGATGGAAACCGCGAACGGGGTCGATCTCAGCCAGTTCCGCCGCTGGTATGCGCAGGCGGGCACGCCGGTGGTCGGCGTCGCGCAGCATTTCGATGCCGCGCAAAAGACGCTTTCGCTGACGCTTTCCCAGCATTGCCCGCCGACGCCGGGGCAAACCGCCAAGGAACCGCTGCATATTCCGGTCGTCACCGGACTGATCAACCGAGACGGCTCCCCGGCGCTTTGCCGTCTCGGAGAAAACGAGGCAGCAGCCGAGCAGGTCGTCCTGGAATTGACCCAGGCGAAGCAGGCCTTCGTATTTTCAGGGCTGGAGGAAGAACCGGTCGTTTCGCTGCTGCGCGGTTTTTCCGCGCCGGTCAAACCGGCTTTGAACCGGCCGCCCGAGGAACTGGCGTTCCTGCTGAGCCACGACCCGGACACCTTCAACCGCTGGGATGCCGGCCAGCAGTTGGCGGTGCAGGTGATGTCGGGATTGATCGCCGATTATCGGAACGGCGCGAAATTGGCCGTTAATCCGCTGTTGATCGACGCCTACCGCAAAGTGCTGGAACAATCGTGGGACGATTTGTCCTATTTTTCGCTGCTGATGACGCTGCCTTCGGAGCTGTACCTGACCGAGCAGATGCGCGTGGTCGACGTCGAGGCGATTCATCATGCCCGGGAGGCGGTCGCCAGGGCGCTGGCGGAACAGCTGCGCGAACCGCTCGAAACGCTCTATCTGCGCTACCACCGCGACGAGTCCGGCCGCTTCGATGCCGGCGCGATCGGCCGCCGCCGCATCAAGAATACCTGCCTCAGCTATCTCGCGCAGCTCGACGCGGACTGGGCTCGGCACTGGTCACTGCAGCAGTTCAACACCGCCAAGAACATGACCGACCAGCTCGCCGCACTGACCGTGATCGTGAATCATCCGCATCCGGCCCGGCAGCAATGCCTGGACGGCTTTTACCGTCAATGGCGGCACGAAGCGCTGGTCATCGACAAATGGTTTGCGGCCCAGGCGATGAGCCCGATGCCGGGCACTTACGAAAGGGTGCTCGGCCTGCTCGGCCATCCGGCCTTCGACATCAGGAATCCGAATCGGGTCCGCTCATTGATCGGAGCGTTTTCGCAGTCGAATCCGCTGCATTTCCATGCCGCCGACGGCCAGGGTTACCGCTTTCTGGCCGACCGGATTATCGAATTGAACGGCTTGAATCCGCAAGTCGCCTCAAGGATGGTCGGCGCCCTGACTTCATGGCGGCGCTATGACGAAAACCGCCAGAACCGGATGAAAGCGGAGCTGGAACGAATCGTCTCGACTGAGGTGATTTCGAAAGATGTTTATGAATTGGCGGCAAAGAGTCTGGCCTGA
- a CDS encoding type II toxin-antitoxin system HicB family antitoxin, protein MKYVAIIEPTNKGFSAYSPDIPGYIAKGVTEESAKDALKEAISYHIEKLREVGLDIPRSYCRAETIDIAT, encoded by the coding sequence ATGAAATATGTAGCCATCATAGAACCCACCAATAAAGGCTTTTCAGCTTATAGCCCGGATATCCCCGGATACATCGCAAAAGGCGTCACGGAAGAAAGCGCCAAAGACGCTCTGAAAGAAGCCATCTCCTACCATATCGAGAAACTGAGGGAAGTAGGCCTCGATATTCCCAGAAGCTATTGCAGGGCGGAAACCATTGATATTGCCACCTGA
- the cmoB gene encoding tRNA 5-methoxyuridine(34)/uridine 5-oxyacetic acid(34) synthase CmoB translates to MNGHQDLYAALREAGAGEWADSLPAQIAAALDPARHGSLPHWLALLDRLPVLPPSQRCLTEDTVRIGCAEDIAETDRELLLGILRELIPWRKGPYELYGIRIDTEWRSDWKWNRLKDHIAPLAHRLVLDVGCGSGYHCWRMLGAGAKAVVGIDPLLLNVIQFRLVKSLYGPAPVDVLPFGLEALPAGLKAFDTVFSMGVLYHRRSPIDHLLELRDCLRPGGELVLETLIIDGRLGETLMPEDRYANMRNVWFIPSLATLESWLRRCRFGNIRTVDVTPTGVEEQRSTEWMPFHSLPDFLDPNAPELTVEGLPAPKRAILLANCL, encoded by the coding sequence ATGAACGGCCATCAGGATTTATACGCCGCGCTCAGGGAAGCCGGGGCGGGGGAGTGGGCGGACAGCCTGCCTGCGCAAATCGCTGCCGCGTTGGATCCTGCCCGGCACGGCTCACTGCCGCATTGGCTGGCGCTGCTGGACCGTTTGCCCGTGTTGCCGCCTTCGCAGCGCTGCCTGACCGAAGATACCGTGCGGATCGGCTGCGCCGAAGATATCGCCGAAACGGATAGGGAGCTACTGTTGGGAATACTGCGCGAACTGATCCCCTGGCGCAAAGGGCCTTACGAGCTTTACGGCATCCGGATCGATACCGAATGGCGGTCGGACTGGAAATGGAACCGGCTCAAGGACCATATTGCCCCCCTCGCGCACCGGCTGGTGCTGGATGTCGGCTGCGGCAGCGGCTATCACTGCTGGCGGATGCTCGGGGCAGGCGCAAAAGCGGTCGTCGGAATCGATCCTCTGCTGCTGAATGTGATCCAGTTCCGGCTGGTCAAATCGCTCTACGGGCCTGCGCCGGTGGATGTGCTGCCTTTCGGGCTCGAAGCGTTGCCGGCGGGGCTGAAAGCCTTCGATACGGTATTTTCGATGGGTGTGCTGTATCATCGGCGGTCACCGATCGATCATTTGCTCGAACTGCGGGATTGCTTGAGGCCCGGAGGCGAGCTGGTGCTCGAAACGTTGATTATCGACGGCCGGCTGGGAGAGACGCTGATGCCGGAAGACCGTTATGCGAACATGCGCAACGTCTGGTTCATCCCCAGCCTTGCGACGCTGGAGAGTTGGCTCAGGCGCTGCCGCTTCGGCAATATCCGCACGGTTGACGTGACGCCTACCGGCGTTGAAGAACAGCGCAGCACCGAATGGATGCCGTTTCACTCGCTGCCGGACTTTCTCGATCCGAACGCGCCCGAATTGACGGTAGAAGGTTTGCCGGCCCCGAAACGTGCCATCTTACTGGCCAATTGCCTGTAG
- the cmoA gene encoding carboxy-S-adenosyl-L-methionine synthase CmoA, with protein MTQSKDSIYARPIGAIEAFKFDDKVAEVFLDMIGRSVPGYQAIIAAIGLLAGRFARPDSVCYDLGCSLGAATFSMLQQIEAPHCRIVAVDNSAAMVSRFRERLQKEVPHANVEIRCADIRDIAIENASVVVLNFTLQFIPPEDRRPFLRKIQEGLLPGGLLILSEKLCFDDPRQQELQTEMHHAFKRAQGYSELEISQKRSALENVLIPETFKTHQSRLLEAGFASAEVWFQYFNFASILALK; from the coding sequence GTGACTCAGTCCAAAGATTCTATTTATGCCCGTCCTATAGGGGCGATCGAAGCGTTTAAATTCGACGACAAAGTCGCCGAGGTTTTCCTCGACATGATAGGGCGCTCCGTGCCGGGCTATCAGGCGATCATCGCGGCGATCGGGCTGCTGGCCGGCCGTTTCGCCCGCCCGGACAGCGTTTGTTACGATCTGGGCTGTTCGCTGGGGGCCGCGACTTTCAGCATGCTGCAACAGATCGAAGCGCCTCATTGCCGGATCGTGGCGGTCGATAATTCGGCAGCGATGGTTTCGCGTTTTCGCGAACGCCTACAAAAAGAGGTGCCCCATGCGAATGTCGAAATCCGCTGCGCGGACATTCGCGACATCGCGATCGAAAACGCGTCGGTCGTGGTGCTGAATTTTACGCTGCAATTCATTCCGCCCGAAGACCGCCGGCCTTTCCTTCGAAAAATCCAGGAGGGACTTCTGCCGGGCGGATTGTTGATTCTTTCCGAAAAACTGTGCTTCGACGATCCACGGCAGCAGGAGCTCCAGACCGAAATGCATCATGCTTTCAAACGGGCGCAGGGTTACAGCGAACTCGAGATCAGCCAGAAACGCAGCGCGCTGGAGAACGTGCTGATTCCGGAGACGTTCAAGACGCATCAAAGCCGTCTGCTCGAAGCCGGATTCGCCAGCGCGGAAGTCTGGTTCCAATATTTCAATTTCGCTTCGATCCTCGCTTTGAAATGA
- a CDS encoding response regulator, which yields MISVLLVDDHQLVRTGIQALLNSDNEIQVVAVADSGEQAVAMVGEMAPDVILMDVSMPGIGGVEASRRILRQNPAIKIIGLSAYNDGPIPQQLLKLGVLGFISKSSSAEEMICAIRKAIEGKRYLCSDVANNLAFQNLLDNHQSPFGKLSQREAEIVTLILQGKTIQEMAEMLSISSKTVNTYRYRVYEKLKIKNDVELTRLAVKFGHLDTTLM from the coding sequence ATGATTAGTGTGCTCCTCGTTGATGATCATCAATTGGTAAGAACAGGCATTCAGGCACTGCTGAATTCGGATAATGAAATTCAAGTCGTGGCGGTTGCCGACTCCGGCGAGCAGGCTGTGGCCATGGTAGGCGAAATGGCTCCCGACGTGATACTGATGGACGTCAGCATGCCGGGCATCGGCGGCGTGGAAGCGAGCCGGCGCATTCTGCGGCAGAATCCGGCCATCAAAATCATCGGCCTGTCGGCATATAACGACGGCCCGATCCCGCAACAGTTATTGAAGCTGGGCGTATTGGGCTTCATTTCCAAATCTTCTTCGGCGGAAGAGATGATCTGCGCAATCCGTAAGGCGATCGAGGGCAAGCGCTATCTGTGCAGCGATGTGGCGAATAATCTGGCTTTTCAAAATCTGCTCGACAACCACCAGTCGCCGTTCGGCAAATTGTCCCAGCGAGAGGCCGAAATCGTGACGCTGATCCTGCAGGGCAAAACGATACAGGAAATGGCCGAAATGCTGTCGATCAGCAGCAAGACGGTAAATACCTACCGCTACCGGGTTTATGAAAAGCTCAAGATCAAAAACGACGTGGAGTTGACCCGTCTTGCCGTCAAATTCGGCCATCTCGACACGACATTGATGTGA
- a CDS encoding cupin domain-containing protein — protein MTTEIASRIAASLIPAFLLIGAGGPALAKENADIQRTVLLQQQVTLPSPNVNGRVIRVNFPVGFKTPRHTHEGQGPRYVVKGTLQVVEGDKTGIYSAGEVFWETGQSMTVENIGGEPAELIIFEMGKGH, from the coding sequence ATGACAACCGAAATCGCATCCAGAATAGCGGCGTCCCTGATTCCGGCCTTTTTGCTGATCGGAGCGGGCGGGCCGGCGTTGGCGAAAGAAAATGCGGATATCCAGAGAACGGTTTTATTGCAGCAACAGGTGACATTGCCCAGCCCCAACGTGAACGGGAGAGTGATTCGGGTCAATTTTCCGGTAGGGTTCAAAACGCCGCGCCACACGCACGAGGGACAGGGACCGCGATACGTGGTCAAAGGCACGCTGCAAGTAGTGGAAGGCGACAAAACAGGCATTTATTCGGCCGGTGAAGTCTTCTGGGAAACCGGCCAATCGATGACCGTGGAAAACATCGGCGGCGAACCGGCCGAATTGATCATTTTCGAAATGGGAAAAGGTCATTGA